In the genome of Candidatus Angelobacter sp., the window AGCGTCGCGGCCCCCACATCGTGGCCGAGTTTACCAACGAGCACGCAGGGTTCTACATACTAACGCAATCACAGTTGAAACGCGCGATTGCATCCGGAGGCTTCCTCAAGGCTCCCTACGAAGGAAGATACGGCCTGCCGGAAACTGCCGCGACAGACCCATATACGAGGTGTGGATTTCGTAAGGTCGTTTGTATCTCAATGCTTGATGATTTTCTTATTCGCCACATGTCCAATCTGTACGTCGAACGTCATGGCGTTTCGCTCGACGCGTTCAGACAGCAGGTTCAAACGCTTACGGACATTTGTGACGGCAGGCACGTGGCGGAAACTCTTTGTGGGGTTGAGTCAAAACTGCTGCACGGAAGCTGGTCCAAGAGTTATTACGAGCAACCCGACGAAGAGCTAATTGAAATGATACCCAGCGAGACCGAGACGATCCTTTCGATCGGTTGCGGTTGCGGTGCCACTGAAGCAGCGGTCCAAAAACGAGGAGCCAAAGTCACGGTTTTGCCGCTCGATTCAGTCGTCGGCGCCTCGGCCGAGCGGTTGGGGATGGAAGTAATCTACGGGACGCTGGAAAACTGTCTCAGGGATTTGCGTGGCCGGCAGTTCCACTGCGTCCTGATAACAAATTTGCTTCACTTGATGCGGGATCCGGGAAGCGCACTGCGGGATTTTGCGCGTTTCGTTCTGAAGGGCGGCACACTCGTGGCAGGCGGTCCGAATTTTAGCCGGGTTTCAATCTCCATCAGGCGGATCTGCGGTGACCTCGAAATCGGCAGGCTCACAAGTTTTGAGCAAAGCGGCATCAGCGTTTGTGGCCCCGGAACGCTTTCGAGATGCATCAGAAAAGAAGGAATGCGCGTCACCGCGGTTCGCTGGCTCAACCACGCAACCGGCAGTCGGAAATTGGACCGGTACCGTGTGCGTTTCGGACGTCTGACCGCGAAGGACTGGATTTTCCAGGCGCGAAGATAATTGGTTTTGTGCGGGTATAAGGGAAACGGGTGATTCCGGTGGCGC includes:
- a CDS encoding class I SAM-dependent methyltransferase encodes the protein MHSADQLPASNRLRLLVAIASYGQKNIPFLKKIIQNYKSMAMDVDIVVLSEAPKDVGAGVEIVVGLPDKNPWSLPFAHKAEMARNAEKYDLFVYTEDDIEVAEANIQAFLRLTASLQSEEIAGYLRYEIGPGATKLLTDVHGAFHWKPESVKRRGPHIVAEFTNEHAGFYILTQSQLKRAIASGGFLKAPYEGRYGLPETAATDPYTRCGFRKVVCISMLDDFLIRHMSNLYVERHGVSLDAFRQQVQTLTDICDGRHVAETLCGVESKLLHGSWSKSYYEQPDEELIEMIPSETETILSIGCGCGATEAAVQKRGAKVTVLPLDSVVGASAERLGMEVIYGTLENCLRDLRGRQFHCVLITNLLHLMRDPGSALRDFARFVLKGGTLVAGGPNFSRVSISIRRICGDLEIGRLTSFEQSGISVCGPGTLSRCIRKEGMRVTAVRWLNHATGSRKLDRYRVRFGRLTAKDWIFQARR